The following are from one region of the Pseudomonadales bacterium genome:
- the ilvA gene encoding threonine ammonia-lyase, biosynthetic, whose product MEKYVKKILSSRVYDVAVETPLLPARLLTQRLGNQVSLKREDMQPVFSFKLRGAYNKIAQLSDAQKARGVIAASAGNHAQGVAYAARELGLKSIIVMGHNAPSIKVDAVRALGAKVVLHGDTYDDAAGHARTLVAEEGYVYVHPFDDVDVIAGQGTVGMEILNQHHGAPDVIFVPVGGGGLIAGIAAYVKYLSPATRVIGVEAEGSACMSAALAAGRRVTLPYETLDLFADGASVAQVGKETFRIARKCVDSVITVNTDQICAAIKDLFDDTRSIAEPAGALAVAGMKKYCAARSIENRKLVAVVSGANVNFDRLRHISERAEIGEQREALLGVTIPEKKGSFRTFCRALGKNTVTEFNYRYAGGDDAHVYVGLQVGAKDARRRLVSQLKESGYAVTDMTDNETAKLHVRHMVGGRTGTSRKELLYRFEFPERPGALLRFLSVLGTEWNITMFHYRNHGAAWGRVLVGFESSGVKVTQERKRLSANLEAIGYRYWEETGNPAYELFLR is encoded by the coding sequence GTGGAAAAGTACGTAAAGAAGATTCTTTCTTCCCGGGTCTATGACGTCGCCGTGGAAACCCCCCTGCTGCCTGCCCGTCTGCTGACCCAGCGTCTTGGTAATCAGGTGTCGCTGAAGCGTGAAGACATGCAGCCCGTGTTCTCGTTCAAACTGCGGGGTGCCTACAACAAGATCGCCCAGTTGAGTGACGCGCAGAAGGCCCGGGGTGTGATTGCGGCCTCTGCCGGCAATCACGCCCAGGGCGTTGCCTATGCGGCCCGTGAGCTGGGTCTGAAGTCGATCATCGTGATGGGACACAACGCACCCAGCATCAAAGTCGACGCGGTGCGCGCACTGGGTGCAAAGGTGGTGCTGCACGGCGATACCTACGATGACGCAGCCGGTCATGCCCGCACGCTGGTGGCGGAAGAAGGCTACGTGTACGTGCACCCCTTCGACGATGTCGACGTGATCGCGGGCCAGGGCACCGTGGGCATGGAGATCCTCAATCAGCACCATGGTGCGCCGGATGTGATCTTTGTTCCGGTCGGCGGCGGTGGGCTGATTGCCGGCATAGCCGCCTATGTGAAGTACCTGTCTCCGGCTACCCGGGTGATCGGTGTCGAGGCAGAAGGCTCAGCCTGCATGTCGGCCGCACTCGCCGCCGGACGCCGGGTAACGCTGCCCTATGAGACCCTCGACCTCTTTGCCGATGGTGCCTCCGTCGCCCAGGTCGGAAAGGAGACTTTCCGCATCGCCAGAAAGTGCGTGGACAGTGTGATCACCGTGAACACGGATCAGATCTGTGCCGCGATCAAGGATCTCTTTGATGACACGAGGTCCATTGCTGAACCGGCGGGCGCGCTCGCCGTCGCCGGAATGAAAAAATACTGCGCTGCCCGATCGATTGAGAACAGGAAACTGGTAGCCGTCGTCAGTGGTGCCAACGTGAACTTTGATCGCCTGCGCCACATCTCAGAGCGTGCGGAGATCGGCGAGCAGCGCGAAGCGCTGCTTGGTGTCACCATCCCGGAGAAGAAAGGCAGTTTCAGAACGTTCTGTCGGGCCCTGGGCAAGAATACGGTTACGGAGTTCAACTACCGCTACGCGGGCGGTGACGATGCTCATGTCTATGTGGGTCTTCAGGTAGGCGCAAAGGATGCACGCAGGCGTCTGGTCAGCCAGCTGAAGGAAAGCGGCTACGCCGTGACCGACATGACCGACAACGAGACCGCCAAGCTCCACGTGCGCCACATGGTGGGCGGGCGTACGGGCACTTCCCGGAAAGAACTGCTGTATCGCTTCGAATTTCCGGAACGACCCGGCGCGCTGCTGCGCTTTCTGTCGGTGCTCGGCACGGAATGGAACATCACCATGTTTCATTATCGGAATCATGGCGCGGCCTGGGGTCGGGTGCTGGTGGGCTTCGAATCTTCCGGAGTAAAAGTCACCCAGGAGCGCAAACGTCTGTCTGCCAATCTCGAAGCCATCGGTTACCGGTACTGGGAAGAGACCGGGAATCCGGCCTATGAGCTTTTTCTGCGCTAG
- the serA gene encoding phosphoglycerate dehydrogenase, whose amino-acid sequence MAQTSFDKARIRVLLLEGVHTSALHSLSAGGYDNVTRLDHALQGAELDAALKDVHILGIRSRTQLTEEIIAAAERLMAVGCFCIGTNQVALAAATRAGIPVFNAPYSNTRSVAELVLAEAILLLRGVPEKSAQMHEGNWQKSARASFETRGKTLGVIGYGNIGSQLGVLAEGLGMRVVFHDVVKKLNLGNATQVDTLKDLLRQADVVTLHVPATPATRNMIGAKELTLLKSTAVLINASRGNVLDLDALASRLREGQLLGAAVDVFPEEPKTNGPTFASPLRGLGNVILTPHVGGSTLEAQENIGTEVAEKLIRYSDNGTTVSAVNFPEVALPEHPGQHRLLHIHRNVPGVLSAINQALSDANANIAGQYLQTNAEIGYVVIDIDADYSTDVRAVLQTVPGTIRTRVLF is encoded by the coding sequence GTGGCACAGACTTCCTTCGACAAAGCCAGAATCCGGGTGCTGCTTCTGGAGGGTGTGCACACCTCCGCACTGCACAGCCTGAGCGCGGGCGGCTACGACAACGTGACCAGACTGGATCATGCACTGCAGGGTGCTGAACTGGACGCCGCACTGAAGGATGTACACATCCTCGGCATCCGCTCCCGCACCCAGCTCACCGAAGAGATCATCGCTGCGGCCGAACGCCTGATGGCCGTGGGCTGCTTCTGCATCGGCACCAATCAGGTAGCGCTGGCGGCAGCAACACGTGCCGGGATTCCGGTATTCAACGCACCCTATTCGAATACCCGCAGTGTGGCGGAGCTGGTGCTCGCCGAAGCCATCCTGCTGCTGCGCGGCGTGCCTGAGAAAAGCGCCCAGATGCACGAGGGCAACTGGCAGAAGTCGGCGCGCGCATCATTCGAAACCCGGGGCAAGACGCTGGGTGTGATCGGCTACGGCAACATCGGTTCCCAGCTCGGCGTGCTGGCAGAGGGCCTCGGCATGCGGGTGGTTTTCCACGACGTGGTGAAGAAGCTCAATCTCGGCAACGCCACCCAGGTCGACACACTCAAGGACCTGTTGCGCCAGGCTGATGTGGTGACCCTGCACGTGCCGGCCACACCTGCCACCCGCAATATGATTGGAGCGAAAGAGCTGACGTTGCTGAAAAGCACCGCGGTACTGATCAACGCCTCCCGGGGCAATGTGCTGGATCTCGATGCACTGGCCAGCCGGTTGCGCGAGGGGCAGCTGCTTGGTGCGGCGGTGGACGTGTTTCCCGAGGAGCCGAAGACCAACGGGCCGACGTTCGCATCGCCATTGCGCGGACTGGGCAACGTGATCCTCACCCCCCATGTCGGTGGCAGCACGCTCGAGGCCCAGGAGAACATCGGCACGGAAGTGGCCGAAAAGCTCATCCGCTACAGCGACAACGGCACCACTGTGTCTGCGGTGAATTTTCCGGAGGTCGCACTGCCGGAGCATCCCGGTCAGCACCGCCTGCTGCACATTCACCGCAACGTGCCCGGTGTGCTTTCCGCCATCAACCAGGCACTGTCGGATGCCAATGCCAACATCGCCGGCCAGTACCTGCAGACCAATGCGGAAATCGGCTACGTGGTGATCGATATCGACGCGGACTATTCCACCGATGTGCGCGCCGTTCTTCAGACGGTGCCCGGAACGATTCGTACGCGAGTGCTGTTCTAG
- the tkt gene encoding transketolase: MSSRTERANAIRALAMDAVEAANSGHPGAPMGLADVAEVLWREVLRHNPADPGWANRDRFVLSNGHSSMLLYAVLHLTGYDVTIEDIRAFRQLHSRTPGHPERGECPGVETTTGPLGQGLANAVGMALAERQLAGTFNREGFPVVDHRTWVIAGDGCLMEGISHEAASLAGTLKLGKLVCLYDDNGISIDGAVDAWFGEDVGARFEAYGWRVIRGVDGHDGEELATALTTAAADDGRPTLVCVRTVIGYGAPTMQGSAAVHGAALGAKEIAAARTALNWGSAPFEIPDHLYESWDCRARGGELQDSWQDLFDRYRRMHPDLAAEFDRRMAGDLPPGWNEALHKVAADAQAQREALETRKSSQRCIGAIAGALPEIFGGSADLTGSNGTRWEGAGDRYLSYGVREFGMSAITNGMALHGGLRPFSGTFLVFMEYARNAVRLAALMKLPNIFVYTHDSVAVGEDGPTHQPVEQLTNLRTTPGLSTWRPCDTVESAFAWEAAVTARDQPTALIFTRQKTPVPERDAQAFQDIARGGYVLRRETGSLDAILIATGSEVALALTAAERLSATDGPAGQKPGVRVVSMPSVDVFLQQDAAYREAVLPATCRARVAVEAGHPDYWHRFVGLDGAVVGIPTFGLSAPGPQAMAELGMTPENVVATVERVLGGLR, encoded by the coding sequence ATGTCATCGAGAACAGAACGGGCGAACGCCATCAGAGCGCTCGCCATGGACGCCGTGGAGGCGGCGAATTCGGGCCATCCGGGCGCGCCCATGGGCCTGGCGGATGTCGCCGAAGTGCTGTGGCGGGAGGTGCTCCGGCACAATCCGGCGGATCCCGGGTGGGCGAATCGGGACCGCTTCGTGCTCTCCAATGGCCATTCCTCCATGCTGCTCTATGCGGTACTGCACCTGACCGGCTATGACGTCACCATCGAAGATATCAGGGCATTCCGACAGCTGCATTCCCGCACGCCCGGGCACCCTGAACGGGGTGAGTGCCCCGGGGTGGAAACCACCACGGGTCCCCTGGGCCAGGGCCTGGCCAATGCGGTGGGCATGGCCCTGGCCGAACGTCAGCTCGCCGGCACCTTCAACCGCGAGGGTTTTCCGGTGGTCGACCATCGCACCTGGGTGATCGCCGGCGACGGCTGCCTGATGGAGGGGATCTCCCACGAGGCAGCCTCCCTGGCAGGTACGCTGAAACTCGGCAAACTCGTGTGCCTGTACGACGACAATGGCATTTCCATCGATGGCGCCGTCGATGCCTGGTTCGGTGAGGACGTTGGCGCCCGCTTCGAAGCCTACGGCTGGCGTGTGATCCGGGGTGTGGACGGCCACGACGGCGAGGAGCTGGCCACGGCGCTGACCACCGCGGCGGCGGACGACGGCAGGCCCACCCTGGTCTGCGTGCGCACGGTGATCGGCTATGGTGCGCCCACCATGCAGGGCAGCGCGGCCGTCCACGGGGCCGCACTTGGCGCGAAAGAGATTGCGGCGGCGCGGACCGCCCTCAACTGGGGGAGTGCACCCTTCGAGATTCCCGACCACCTTTATGAGAGCTGGGACTGCCGCGCTCGCGGCGGCGAACTGCAGGACAGCTGGCAGGACCTCTTCGACCGCTACCGCCGGATGCATCCGGATCTCGCCGCCGAATTCGATCGACGCATGGCCGGCGACCTGCCCCCGGGCTGGAATGAGGCGCTGCACAAAGTTGCCGCCGATGCCCAGGCGCAGCGGGAAGCCCTGGAAACCCGGAAGTCGTCCCAGCGCTGTATCGGCGCCATTGCCGGGGCACTGCCGGAGATATTCGGTGGTTCCGCGGACCTCACCGGCTCCAACGGCACCCGCTGGGAGGGTGCCGGAGACCGCTACCTGAGCTACGGCGTGCGGGAATTCGGGATGTCGGCCATCACCAACGGCATGGCTCTGCACGGTGGCCTGCGGCCGTTCTCCGGGACCTTCCTGGTCTTCATGGAATACGCACGCAATGCGGTGCGCCTCGCGGCACTGATGAAGCTGCCCAATATCTTCGTCTACACCCATGACTCGGTTGCGGTGGGCGAAGATGGCCCCACCCACCAGCCTGTCGAGCAGCTGACGAATCTGCGCACCACTCCGGGGCTGTCCACCTGGCGCCCCTGCGATACCGTGGAATCCGCCTTCGCCTGGGAGGCCGCCGTGACGGCCCGGGACCAGCCGACGGCACTGATCTTCACCCGGCAGAAAACCCCGGTACCCGAGCGGGATGCACAGGCATTTCAGGACATTGCCCGGGGCGGATATGTTCTGCGCAGGGAAACCGGCAGCCTCGATGCCATCCTGATTGCGACCGGTTCGGAAGTGGCACTGGCGCTGACGGCGGCCGAGCGGCTGTCCGCGACCGACGGACCGGCCGGGCAGAAGCCCGGCGTGCGGGTGGTATCGATGCCGAGTGTGGATGTTTTTCTGCAGCAGGACGCCGCCTACCGGGAAGCCGTGTTACCTGCCACCTGCCGGGCCCGGGTGGCGGTGGAGGCCGGCCATCCGGACTACTGGCATCGCTTCGTTGGTCTCGATGGTGCGGTGGTGGGCATACCGACCTTCGGTCTGTCCGCGCCGGGTCCCCAGGCCATGGCCGAACTCGGCATGACGCCGGAAAACGTGGTCGCCACGGTCGAACGGGTCCTGGGGGGGCTGCGATGA
- a CDS encoding phosphoglycerate kinase produces the protein MPRKEMAGLDIQGRRLLIREDLNVPIKNGKVTSDARIRAALPTIEQALAAGAGVILMSHLGRPEEGRFDPEASLAPVAETLGELLGRPVPLLDDLAAAGRVAPGELVLLENVRFLVGETGNSDELSRRLAGICDIFVMDAFATAHRAQASTHGVARFAPVACAGPLLCAELEALEQALSEPARPLIAIVGGAKVSTKLEVLGSLAGLADQVIVGGGIANTFIAAAGYNIGRSLVEADLVDAAREIATRVDVPLPVDVMVGKRIDEAETAVVRAVDAVEDDEMILDIGPETARRFAERLAAAGTILWNGPVGVFEIDQFGEGTRVLAEAIATSSAFSIAGGGDTLAAIDKYGVREGLSYISTGGGAFLEFVEGKTLPAVAILAERAAQ, from the coding sequence TTGCCCAGGAAGGAGATGGCGGGCCTGGACATCCAGGGGCGCCGGCTGCTGATCCGGGAGGATCTCAACGTCCCCATCAAAAACGGCAAAGTCACCAGCGATGCCCGGATCCGGGCCGCTCTGCCCACCATCGAACAGGCACTGGCGGCGGGCGCCGGGGTGATCCTGATGTCCCACCTGGGTCGCCCGGAGGAAGGCCGCTTCGACCCGGAAGCCTCCCTGGCGCCGGTGGCCGAGACCCTTGGGGAGCTGCTGGGTCGCCCGGTTCCCCTGCTGGACGATCTCGCTGCCGCAGGACGGGTGGCACCCGGTGAGCTGGTGCTGCTAGAAAATGTCCGCTTTCTGGTCGGCGAGACCGGGAATTCCGACGAGCTGTCCCGCCGCCTGGCCGGGATCTGCGACATCTTCGTGATGGACGCCTTCGCAACCGCCCACCGGGCCCAGGCCTCCACCCACGGGGTGGCGCGGTTTGCTCCGGTGGCCTGTGCAGGCCCGCTGCTGTGCGCGGAACTCGAAGCGCTCGAGCAGGCCCTCAGTGAGCCCGCCCGCCCGCTCATCGCCATCGTCGGCGGTGCCAAAGTCTCCACCAAGCTCGAAGTGCTGGGCAGTCTTGCCGGACTCGCCGACCAGGTGATCGTCGGCGGCGGCATTGCCAATACCTTTATAGCTGCCGCGGGTTACAACATCGGCCGCTCCCTGGTGGAAGCGGATCTGGTCGACGCCGCCCGGGAGATCGCGACCCGGGTGGATGTACCCCTGCCGGTGGATGTCATGGTCGGTAAACGGATCGACGAGGCTGAGACCGCCGTTGTGCGTGCGGTGGATGCGGTCGAAGACGACGAAATGATCCTCGATATCGGGCCGGAGACCGCCCGTCGCTTTGCCGAGCGGCTGGCCGCCGCCGGGACAATTCTCTGGAACGGCCCGGTCGGCGTCTTCGAGATCGACCAGTTCGGCGAAGGCACCCGGGTACTGGCCGAGGCCATCGCCACAAGTTCGGCATTTTCCATTGCGGGTGGAGGGGATACTCTGGCTGCCATCGACAAGTACGGTGTGCGCGAAGGGCTGTCCTACATATCGACGGGGGGCGGCGCCTTCCTCGAGTTTGTGGAAGGAAAAACGCTGCCGGCGGTTGCCATACTTGCGGAGCGCGCGGCGCAGTAA
- a CDS encoding alpha/beta hydrolase, with product MTYRRGAVSFEPETLAAGLSSFAPAAAITGDPAAGYRRYYHLDFLSNGQPVRHHIGVVRSGAHRIVAQLFSQTAARGTVVVCHGYYDHVGLYGHLIGFLLDAGYDVLTFDQPGHGLSSGPRATIGSFDEYVAALADTLAAAGDRLVRPWHIVGQSMGGAVTMEYLVQHGTRDFGRVALLAPLIRPANWGRSRIVYEIARRTITERPRVLTPNAENPEFLELLAVDPLSPRTLPVAWVTAMVAWMTRFERYGELPFRPLVVQGHADQTVGWKRNLRTLRRMTEPEVLEIPAARHHLVNESEDIRRQMFEWLAPRFLD from the coding sequence GTGACCTACCGGCGTGGTGCTGTCTCCTTCGAGCCCGAAACGCTCGCAGCCGGACTGTCGTCCTTCGCTCCCGCGGCCGCGATTACAGGCGACCCGGCGGCGGGCTACCGCCGTTACTATCATCTCGATTTTCTCAGCAACGGCCAGCCGGTACGTCATCACATCGGCGTAGTCCGCAGTGGCGCCCACCGGATTGTCGCCCAGCTTTTCTCCCAGACAGCAGCCCGGGGCACAGTGGTGGTCTGTCACGGCTACTACGACCACGTCGGACTCTATGGCCACCTGATCGGGTTTCTACTCGATGCCGGCTACGACGTGCTGACTTTCGATCAGCCAGGCCACGGGCTGTCGAGCGGCCCCCGCGCCACCATCGGCAGCTTCGACGAGTACGTGGCCGCACTCGCAGATACTCTGGCGGCGGCTGGTGATCGTCTCGTGCGGCCCTGGCACATCGTCGGCCAGAGCATGGGCGGAGCGGTCACGATGGAGTACCTGGTGCAGCACGGCACCCGGGACTTCGGGCGGGTCGCGCTGCTGGCCCCGCTGATCCGCCCGGCCAACTGGGGCAGATCCCGCATCGTCTACGAAATCGCCCGGCGCACCATCACCGAGCGTCCGCGGGTGCTCACACCCAATGCGGAAAACCCGGAATTTCTCGAGCTGCTCGCCGTCGATCCGCTGTCGCCCCGCACGCTGCCTGTTGCCTGGGTGACCGCGATGGTGGCCTGGATGACGCGCTTCGAGCGCTACGGCGAGTTGCCATTCCGGCCCCTGGTGGTACAGGGACATGCGGATCAGACCGTGGGCTGGAAGCGCAATCTGCGCACGCTGCGGCGGATGACCGAACCGGAAGTCCTGGAGATTCCAGCCGCCCGTCATCATCTGGTCAACGAATCCGAAGACATCCGGCGCCAGATGTTCGAGTGGCTGGCACCAAGATTCCTCGACTAA
- the fba gene encoding class II fructose-bisphosphate aldolase (catalyzes the reversible aldol condensation of dihydroxyacetonephosphate and glyceraldehyde 3-phosphate in the Calvin cycle, glycolysis, and/or gluconeogenesis), translated as MPLISMRQLLDHAAEHDYGVPAFNVNNLEQMRAIMEGADETDSPVIVQASAGARKYAGPNFLRHLILAAMEEFPHIPVVMHQDHGASPAVCQRSIQLGFSSVMMDGSLLEDQKTPASYEYNVEVTRRTVDMAHACGVSVEGELGCLGSLETGEAGEEDGVGAAGTLTHDMLLTDPEQAADFVKQTAVDALAIAIGTSHGAYKFSRPPTGDILDIDRIKEIHRRIPNTHLVMHGSSSVPQVLLKLINDYGGEIPETYGVPLEEIQEGIRHGVRKVNIDTDLRLASTAAIRRYLAENKSEFDPRKYLGESQKAMKAVVLDRYAAFGTAGNAAKIQVLSLERMFMDYAAGRLDPVVN; from the coding sequence ATGCCACTCATCAGTATGCGTCAGCTGCTCGATCATGCCGCAGAGCACGATTACGGGGTGCCTGCTTTTAACGTCAACAATCTGGAACAGATGCGCGCCATCATGGAAGGCGCGGATGAAACCGATTCGCCGGTGATCGTGCAGGCCTCGGCGGGAGCGCGCAAATATGCCGGGCCGAATTTCCTCCGGCATCTGATTCTGGCGGCGATGGAAGAATTTCCCCACATTCCGGTGGTCATGCACCAGGACCACGGGGCCTCACCGGCGGTCTGTCAGCGTTCGATTCAGCTCGGCTTCTCGTCCGTGATGATGGACGGCTCCCTGCTGGAAGATCAGAAGACGCCGGCGAGCTATGAGTACAACGTCGAAGTGACCCGCCGGACGGTAGACATGGCCCATGCCTGCGGGGTTTCGGTAGAAGGCGAGCTCGGCTGTCTCGGTTCACTGGAAACGGGTGAGGCTGGTGAAGAAGATGGTGTCGGCGCCGCAGGCACCCTCACCCACGACATGCTCCTTACGGATCCGGAGCAGGCGGCAGACTTTGTGAAGCAGACGGCCGTGGACGCGCTGGCGATCGCGATCGGCACTTCCCATGGCGCCTACAAGTTCTCCCGGCCGCCGACAGGCGACATTCTCGACATCGACCGCATTAAAGAGATCCATCGGCGTATCCCGAACACCCATCTGGTGATGCACGGCTCGTCGTCGGTCCCCCAGGTGCTGCTCAAGCTGATCAACGATTACGGTGGCGAGATACCCGAGACCTACGGGGTGCCGCTGGAAGAAATTCAGGAAGGCATCCGCCACGGGGTGCGCAAAGTGAACATCGACACGGATCTGCGACTGGCGTCCACCGCAGCCATCCGGCGCTATCTGGCGGAAAACAAATCCGAATTCGATCCGCGCAAGTATCTGGGTGAGAGCCAGAAGGCCATGAAGGCCGTGGTGCTGGATCGCTATGCGGCTTTCGGTACTGCGGGTAATGCAGCGAAGATCCAGGTGCTGTCACTGGAGCGGATGTTCATGGACTACGCAGCCGGCAGGCTTGACCCGGTGGTGAACTGA
- a CDS encoding FAD-binding oxidoreductase, producing the protein MTDALDELFSDRQLKRDPDTLAQWGRDWTRSFTVAPAAVVFVESVADVQNLVKLARQEGFALVPSGGRTGLSGGAVAGNGEVVVSFDRMNRVLEFDAADRLVTCQAGVVTQALQEFADSQGLSYPVDFASSGSSQIGGNIATNAGGIKVIRYGLTRDWVAGLKVVTGSGEVLELNHGLVKNATGYDLRHLFIGSEGTLGFIVEAQIRLAPAPAPQRVMVLGVPVFADILKVLAEFNAALRPSAFEFFSEMALTKVRAHRDLPRPLSEAVPFYALIEFDETELAAAEQVFERTVAAGWVVDGVLSQSVAQAEALWQLREGISESISGYTPYKNDLSVRVSLMPQFIDDIDALVRDSYPDFEVCWYGHIGDGNLHLNILKPDQLSGAEFYERCHTISPKIFEQVLARDGSISAEHGVGLLKKDFLSYSRSTPEIDLMHQLKGVFDPDGIMNPGKLLP; encoded by the coding sequence ATGACCGACGCGCTCGATGAATTGTTCTCAGACAGGCAGCTGAAACGGGATCCCGACACCCTCGCTCAGTGGGGGCGGGACTGGACCCGCAGTTTTACGGTCGCCCCTGCTGCGGTCGTGTTCGTCGAGTCCGTGGCAGACGTGCAGAACCTGGTGAAGCTGGCCCGGCAGGAAGGTTTTGCGCTGGTGCCCTCGGGTGGTCGAACCGGGCTGTCCGGTGGGGCGGTGGCGGGCAATGGCGAGGTGGTGGTGTCTTTCGACCGGATGAATCGCGTCCTCGAATTTGATGCGGCGGACCGTCTGGTGACTTGTCAGGCCGGTGTAGTCACCCAGGCTCTGCAGGAATTTGCCGACTCGCAAGGGCTCAGCTATCCGGTCGATTTCGCCTCCTCCGGTTCCAGTCAGATCGGTGGCAACATCGCGACCAACGCCGGCGGTATCAAGGTCATCCGCTACGGCCTCACCCGGGACTGGGTGGCGGGACTGAAGGTCGTGACCGGCAGTGGCGAAGTCCTCGAACTCAATCACGGACTGGTGAAGAATGCCACCGGCTACGACCTGCGCCACCTCTTTATCGGCTCCGAAGGTACCCTGGGCTTTATTGTCGAAGCGCAGATCCGCCTGGCACCCGCACCGGCTCCGCAGCGGGTGATGGTGCTGGGTGTGCCTGTGTTCGCGGATATTCTGAAGGTGCTGGCTGAATTCAACGCGGCACTGCGTCCATCCGCTTTCGAATTTTTTTCCGAGATGGCGCTGACCAAGGTGCGCGCGCATCGGGATCTGCCGCGACCGCTCAGTGAAGCAGTTCCGTTCTACGCACTGATCGAATTCGACGAAACCGAGCTTGCCGCTGCGGAGCAGGTATTTGAAAGAACGGTGGCGGCGGGCTGGGTGGTGGACGGCGTGCTCAGTCAGTCCGTTGCCCAGGCCGAGGCCCTGTGGCAGCTGCGGGAGGGTATCTCAGAAAGTATTTCGGGATACACACCGTACAAGAACGATCTTTCCGTGCGGGTCTCGCTGATGCCGCAGTTCATTGACGACATCGACGCGCTGGTGCGGGACAGCTATCCGGATTTCGAAGTGTGCTGGTACGGCCACATTGGCGATGGCAACCTGCACCTGAATATTCTCAAACCCGATCAACTCTCCGGTGCGGAGTTTTATGAGCGCTGTCATACCATCAGTCCGAAAATCTTCGAGCAGGTGCTGGCAAGGGATGGCTCGATCTCAGCCGAGCATGGCGTAGGGCTGCTGAAGAAAGACTTTCTCTCCTATAGCCGCAGCACACCGGAGATCGATCTGATGCACCAGCTCAAGGGTGTCTTTGATCCGGACGGGATCATGAATCCGGGGAAGCTTCTGCCGTGA
- the rpiA gene encoding ribose-5-phosphate isomerase RpiA → MNQDAQKRSAAQAAIAHIEPRLNRHSIVGVGTGSTTNLFIDELAAIRGKFDACVSSSEASTKRLEAHGIQVLDLNSVDEVTVYVDGADEANSERQLIKGAGGALTREKIVAAAALEFVCIIDQSKRVDVLGRFPLPVEVIPMARGLVARALRDLGGSPEWRQGYVTDNGNLILDVHGLQIVDPPALEYRINNIVGVVCCGIFAAQAATRVLMAGPEGVVSF, encoded by the coding sequence ATGAACCAAGACGCCCAGAAACGCAGTGCCGCACAGGCCGCCATCGCCCATATCGAACCGCGGCTGAACCGCCACAGCATCGTGGGTGTGGGTACCGGTTCCACCACGAATCTGTTCATCGACGAACTCGCCGCGATCCGCGGCAAGTTCGATGCCTGTGTGTCCAGTTCCGAGGCCAGTACGAAGCGCCTCGAAGCACACGGCATCCAGGTGCTCGATCTCAATTCCGTGGACGAGGTGACCGTGTATGTGGACGGCGCCGACGAGGCCAACAGCGAACGTCAGCTCATCAAGGGTGCCGGGGGCGCACTGACCCGGGAAAAGATAGTGGCAGCTGCGGCGCTGGAGTTCGTCTGCATCATCGATCAGAGCAAACGGGTCGACGTGCTGGGGCGCTTTCCCCTGCCTGTCGAAGTCATACCCATGGCCCGGGGACTGGTCGCCCGTGCGTTGCGCGATCTCGGCGGTTCGCCCGAGTGGCGTCAGGGCTATGTGACCGACAATGGCAACCTGATCCTCGACGTACACGGTCTGCAGATCGTCGATCCTCCCGCGCTCGAATACCGCATAAACAACATCGTCGGCGTGGTCTGCTGCGGCATCTTCGCAGCCCAGGCAGCAACACGGGTGCTGATGGCGGGGCCGGAGGGTGTGGTGTCCTTCTAG